The Bradyrhizobium oligotrophicum S58 genome contains the following window.
GGGCAGCTTCTCGTCGGAGTCATGCCGGCCTTGTCGCGCGCGTTCATCCAGCAGGCGACGATGGGGTTTCTGCAACAGCATCCCAACGTGTTCTGCTCGGTCAAGTCACGCAGCTCGGAATGGATTGTGGACTGGCTGGTGACACGAAAGCTCGATGTCGGGCTTGTCAGCTCGCGGATCGACAATCCCTACGTGATCGCCGAACCGCTGACCCAGCAGCCGCTCGTCTGCATCATGCCGACCGATCATCCCCTGGCCATGAAGAACGTTGTGGAGCCGGATGATCTCGACAACATTCCGTTCGTGTCTTTCGATCCCGAGAGCCAGGCAGGTCAGTGCATTGCGACGATGTTCGACGCCTACAACGTCAGACCCCATACCGTGCTCGTCGCCAATGTCTCACCGACCCTTTGCGAGTTCGTGGCAGCCGGTCTCGGCGTCTCGCTGGTGCACCCTTTGATGTTCAGCGGGCTTCAGGACCGTCTGGCCATCAGACGCTTTGAGCCCGCTTTGTCTTACGATTTCCAGCTCTGTCGAATGCGCGATAGCCGCAATGCAAGCCTTGTCGACGCCTTCCTCCAGCAAGCGCGCTCGACGGCGGCACGGCTTGCCCAGGAGTCCCTCAGCGCGGCATAAGCGTTGTCGCTTCGGTAATCGGTGGAGCGAGGTTCATTGCTCCCTTGAGCTCATAGCCATAGTTGACGCGCTTGCTGTGGCCCCAGACCTGCTGCAGCTCAAACAGCGGAACAGAACAGACGGCGTCATGGATCTTGCGCTGGGCCTCTTTCCACAGCTCCTGCTGCCGCTCCACACTGCCTTCCACCCGTGCCGCCTGTATGTCGGCATCCGCAACCTCGCAATGGGAGAAATTGGCAACCGCCGTCGGCTTCCCGATGCTCGAGCTCGAGTGATAGAACTCGGTCAGATAAGTGTCGGCGACCGGAAACCTGGCGGCGCCGTAAAACACCAGGGCGCTGGCATTGCCGCGAATCTGGCTCTGATACGTCGCGTGATCGACAACGCTCATATCGAGCTTGATACCGGCCTTTGCGAGCTGGCGCTGAATGATCTCCATTGTCGGCAGGATAGCCGAGATATTGGACACCACGACCTTGAGCGTCAGACCATTGGGGTAGCCCGCTTCGGCCAAAAGCGTCTTGGCCTGCACCGGATCGTAAGCGTAAGCCCCCGATGAACAGTCCTCTCCAATATAGCCTGGAGGCACGACCGAGCAGCCTTTCAGACTGACGGTCTTACCGACAAACTGCACGAGATCATCGAGATTGACCGCAGCGGCGATGGCTTGTCGGACCTTCAGGTTGTCGAGCGGCGGAATACTGCTGTTGATGTGAAGCGTCCGAAACTCTCCTGGACGGAAGACATCAACGACCATGTTGCTGCGCTGGCGGGTCGTATCGACCCAGCGTTGCTCGCGCCGGCCTTGGATGACGTCGAGCTCTCCGGACGAAAAGGCGAGCTCGCGGGCGCTGTCGGAGGGGATCGTACGGTACATGATATTGCTGATCTGCGGCCGGCCGCGGAAATAGCGCTCGTTTGCGACCAGCTTCACATACCGCTGAGTCTCATGCTCTGAAAACGCAAACGGACCCGTACCGACGGGGTTGGAACCAAACTTGTCCCCGAGCTCCTCGACTGCTCTTTTGCAGACAATGTTTCCACCGTGATAGTTGGACAAGCGGCCGAGGAAATTCGGATCCGGATACTTCAGGGTCATACGAACGGTGGACTCGTCGACCTTGGCGATGCTCTCCACTGCAGAGAAGTCCGCAGCGAAACTCGATCGGCTGGGGTCTGCGGCACGTGTCAGCGAGTAGACGACATCATCTGCGGTGAGGCTGCCCCAGTCGCCGTGAAACTTGACACCCTTTCGGATGAAGAAGGTCCAGATTCGTCCGTCCGGGGACGTTTCCCAGCGCTCGGCGAGATCGGGTTCAAGATCCTTCGGATCGGCGCTCCCTGGCTTGAAACGAACCAGGCCGTTGAATATCAGGCCGATCAGCGGCTTGTCGGTGCTGGTCGTCGCACGATGGGGATCAAGCGTGGTGATGTCTGATCCGCCGGCCCCCATTTGCAGGGTCGCCCCCGGCAGGTCTTCCGCGGCAGACACATCACCGGTCGCGTTCACGATGACGGCGATGCAGAAGGCCAATATATAGACGTACTTCATATAGACGCACTTCATCCGGTGCCTCGCCCGTTGCCCACGCGTCAGGCTGGAAGAGTCCTGCATCTCTGTCAAAGTCCGAAATCAAGGAGACCTATTCTTAGGCGTTATGGGCAACGGCGGAACTCAACCGTACCAGGGGCTTACGCGGAAGCGACCGCAGAGCGAGCGAATCGTATCCTCGGAGCGCATCGCCTCCGTCCGAAACGGTCCCCGTGGGAGCGTGAGCATAGCTCCATCACAGACGGCCAGCGGAACCAAGTGCCGCCACGATACTGCGCGCACGACAGGCTATCCGCAGTGGTCATGGCTCCTAGATGTCGTGAGCTGCCCGGCCATGCGGCGCATCAAAGCACGGGCGTCGGGCGAGGGTTCGTCGCTGCGATCTTGCAATGCCGCTGCTCACCCCCGAAAGGGTGGACGCGAATGTCAGGGCGGCAACGGTTGGTCGGCTTCAGACGCAAGGTGTGTCGATCCACGCCGACATGGATGGGCCGGCTAGTCCGGGAATCTCGATCAGACCAAGCCTTATCGCCCTCACGACGGCGACCGTCCGGCTGTTCGTGCCAAGCTTTCTCATCGCCTTCTTGATGTGGAAGTTGATCGTGTTTTCGCTGATCTTGAGGATTATTCCGATGTCCCAGGAGGATTTGCCCTCCGCGGTCCACTTCAGACATTCGCGTTCGCGCTGCGAAAGCTCGATCGCCTTCTTGCCCGCCGCTGGCCGGGCAAGCTCGCCAAAAGCGACATGGAACTGACACGCCATAGCGTGAAGATGCTTGAGATGCCGGACCGGGTCCGCATCCTCGAAGCTGGATGCAAAGGATAGAACGGAGATACGTCCCGACGGGCCAAACAGCGGCACGCTCACCCCGTGCTTGAGACCGGCTTCGCGGCCCTCATGAAGGACCAATCGCTCGCCGTCCTGCAGCTGCCGCCGCTCGAGCAGCTGATCCCACAGGAATGGCCTGCTGTGAAACGCCGTTCTCCTGACGACCGGATCGATCTCGTGATACTTGCGCTCGAAATAGTGCTTCCGCCAATCGAGCGGAAAGTTGAGAGCGATGGCCGGCATCGGATGATCTGGCAGCCGTACCGTCTCTTCGTAGTTCAACGCGCCATAGGCCACCTGACCAAAACCCTCATCGGCTGCAGAACCGACGAGAAGATCGAACAGGTCGGACAACGACTGCGTGCGGTTTGCACAATCTATGAAGCTGAAGAGGTCCATTGCCACCTCACGGCAGACAAAGCTGCGCAGACTTCCGCCCAGATGTGATCGTGAAAGCGAATCCGTCTCAGCGCCCCGAACGCCGACGGTCCGTTCTTGCCCCCTCGTGCGCCTCGACTAAGGCGAGAAGCGGGCACTTGTTCGTCAAAACTTCAACCCAACCTGAGGTAGACTGTACCATGATACGCTCCGTCGTGCAATTGACGATCACATTCGCTTAATCATTCGGAAGCCTTGATGTCATCAGCATTGCCCTCCTCGGGAGTCGGCAGCCGAGACGATCTTGCCAACTCGGTCGACGACATCGCGCAGCAAAGTGCCTGCTGGATAGGCGCTCTCTGGCACTTCTGTCATCATGCGTTTGCTTGCTTGTATGAGCTTCCAGCGGATCATGGGCGCGAGAGACATTCATCCCGGCACGCCGCACCCGCAAGTCAGGCCTCATGGCTCTCCCACGCTGAACCCGTTCGCACCTGCCACAACAGCCTTGCAAAAGCCAAGAACCCCACCACAACACAACTCAGAATTGCGTCTAATTATAGGTGATATTGGGGCGAGGCCTGACTGCTGCCGTCCTCTGAGCAGCCAATGAGACGGCGGCCGCTCGACAGGCCCGCGAGCTACTCGACTGGGTAGCTCCCTCGCTGACGCTGCGCCGATTAGTCTGCACCTTCCTTTCACGCGGCACATTGGAAGATGCTCATGCGTACCCTTTCAATCAGGTGGGAAACCGTCCATCGATATGGCGAGGCGTGGATCTCGCATCATCGGTTGCGGTACCGGATGTTCGTCGAGCGCCAGGGGTGGTCCGTGCCTCATTATCAGGGCCTGGAATATGATGAGTTCGACACGCCGGCAGCTACCTACATTCTGGTCGTCGACGAGCACGATCAGGCCCTGGGAACTGCACGGCTGATTCCGACCACACGCCCCTACATGGTCAAGTCCTTGTGGCCTGACCTGGTTGAAGGCTTGCTGCCGCATTCGGATGCAGTCTGGGAAGCATCGCGCTTCGGCTGCGATCGCGCACTGAGCGCCGGCGGACGGCGCCGAGTGATCGGGCAGCTCATCCAGGCCTGTCAGGAATTCGGTCTCGCCAACGGCATTTCGTCCTATCTGGGGGTCATGCCCTGCTGGATCTTCAAGAATGTCATCGCTGCCCATGGCTGCCCCGTGAGGCCATTGGGAGCGAAGCTGCCGTTGCAGGGGCATGACATTGAGGCCGCCTATATCGGGGTATCATCAGCAATCCTGGAATTGGTTCGCCGGCATACAGGCATTCCGAAGGCGCTGCATGAGGGCCCCGCTCCTGTTGAGCCTGTCCCATCCGCACTGTCCCCGCGCTTGGCAGAGGACGCTCTATCGGAGCCCGCCGAAGGGCTGGCCTGCAGCCCGGACTTGGAAGGACTCGTGGGGGTTGGATGAGCGCGATCCGGAAGAGGCCAGCTCCGAGGTTGAGCGGAGCAAGCCAACGCGATGCGCGACTCCGCGTCTATTTGGCCTTGGGGCTGGTGTCCGCTTCGACTTGGCAAACGCCCGATCAGTCGCCATGAAACGTACCACCATTGCCGAGGCCAGGCGACAATGAGGTCGTTCTCGCCAAACAACTTTCGCTGGTTCTCTGCCCCCGATGCGTTCTGTTCGGTCAGGATTTCGGGCCAGACCAACGTGAGATGCAAGCGCGACTGTTCGAGACCAGGTCCGTCGCTAGGCGATTGCCGCGCTGGCGCAGCTATGGGCCTCGAGTTCCGCCTGCAACCTGGGACCGATACGTCGCGTCGTTTGGGAGAAATGCTCCAGCAGAGGCACGACCAGCCGGACGACGTGGAGCGGCGCATCGGGCGGCGTGTAGATGACCCGATAGATCGGCCGGTCGATGACGCGTCGCAGGCTTGCCGACACCGTGGCCCACTGAGCCGCCAATGAGGCGGCCGCTACGGGGCGCTCCGGAACGTCATCGAACCGGATCGACGGCGTCTGGCTCGACACGCTCGCGATCTGCCGTCGCACGCGATCGGCTTCCGCAACGGGATCGTCGCATCGGTTCGGTTCGCGCAGGCCGTGCAGGACCGCCACGCGGCTTTGCGCGACCTCCGTGACCGCGCGCATCAACGCGATCCCGCGTTCGTCATGGCATCCCCAGCCACCATTGAAAAAGCGACGCTCGGGGTGGGTCGGATCGACCAAGAAGGCGGCAAAGAACGGGATGCAATAGTCATTGGGGACGAAACGGATCACCAGCCGCAACCCGTTGCGGGCGGCGGTCTCGACGATGGCCTGAACGGCTCCGGGCAAGCTTTCACCCGTGACCCGGACCGAGCGTCTGCGGACGAACTCGATCGACCAGATGTCGCGCTCGATCAATTCATAGAGCGCGTGAATGCTCGCTTCCAGCACGCTGTTGCCGGACGCCAATCCATTGCTCGATGCGCCGTAAAGCGGCATGCCGGCATCGGGCGCCGGATTGAACGCCAGCTCAGCCGGGATCCAGCCGTCGGCGCCGCTGTCCGCATCCTCTGCGCGAGCCAGCAACAAGGCCTGATCGGGCTCGGCGCGGCGGCCCAACTTCGGCGCGAACGCGAAGACCGGGTCACAGCCCTCACCAACACCTGAGAGTTCGGATGGCAGTCCCCATCGTGTCTCGATCGGCGCGACCCCCGGCTCCGAGAAATAGGACTCGATCGCCTCCATATAGGCGCCGACCTCGGATTCGATCGGAAGCCCTCCCTTGCCAAAGGCGTAGGCACCGGTTGCAGAGCCTGGCCGTTCGCTGACAAAAATCGGAACGCCAAGGCAATCCATCGCGGTGATATCCCTGACCGTGCGGATCCGGGCCAGTTTCGCCCAAGCCATGGCGTGACGCAGGGTCGTCTCGGGAGGCACGAGGCGGGCGCTCGTATGCAATCTGTTCATGCAAGCCACCCCCGTCCCCCGAATACGCGGCACGCACACCCATCGTCGACCAGCCTGCTTGCGGGTCGGACGATCGCGAGCCCGAGCCCACGACGTCGTTCGGCGCATCAGCTCAATGAGCAAACCAGCACTTCGAGCTCTGCACCGCGCGGAGCCGAAGCAGACCGAGCGCCGCTTGATCCGGCCGCTGATGCCCCCGCGGTCTGGAAAAAGCGTCCCCGGATGCGGGACAAGACGACTGCCTTGCGGCCTTATTTGCCGGGCTCCTTCGGATCACTCGGCGGCCGATCGGGGGCATCGTCGCCATCGTCCGGTTCGTCGTCTCCGGGCGTCGGTTGGGGACAGTGAACGCCGACGGCATCAATGCCGGCAGATAGAAGCTCCAGCAGAAATTCGTTTGCCTTCGTAGACATCGTATTTTGCATCGTCGTCTCCCTCGTAGTAGCCAGAATTGGCCAGGATGCACGATCAGACTTTCCCGCGAAGCGAATGCGCATATCGATTGGCCGGTATTCACCTCGATGGCTGATGTCAGATCGGTGGCATTGAAGATCAGGTGCATCTGACAGGACATGCAGGAATCGAAGCTCTGAACTGCCCGCACGAGATCAATTCCGTGGAAACTGGCCAGACCGCTCCAGTTGGATTCCATGATTGGTGTATTCAGGACGGCCAGTTCACACGGACCCAATTCGCCCCAGGGCCGTCTCGGACCGCCGTTGATGCGCGACGGCGCCGAGACCTGATAGTTGCTGATCGCCGCGCCAGTCAGAACCGCCCGATGCGCCAGAAAACCACGGCCTGCTCCGCCAAACCCAACGCCGAAACGCTTGCCGGTGTGATCCGGCAGCGGATGCGCCCGCGGTCTTCAAAAGAGCGTCCCCGGATGCGAGACTACACGGCTGCCTTGCGGGCGGCCTTCATGCAGGGCAATCCCCCGCCCGACCGGCCGCCCGTTCCCGTCCGGGCCAAAAGGTCCGGCCCCGCTGGCGCGCGCTTCTCCAGGCCTAGCAATTGCCGGCGCGATTGACGCAAGCGGACTTGCTGGGCTCCTTCGGATCACTCGGCGGCTCATCGGGGGCATCGTCGCCATCATCCGGCTCGTCGTCTCCGGGTGGCCGACAGTGAACGCCGACCGCATCAATACCGGCAGACAGGAGCTCCAGCAGCAGCTCGTTTGCCGTCGTAGACATCGTATTTTCCATCCTCGTCTCCTTCATCGTCGCCAGAGTGGGTCAGGATGCACGATCAGACTTTCCCGCGAAGCGAATGCTCATATCAATTGGTCGGTATTCACCTCGATGGCTGACGTCAGATCGGTGCCCTTGAAGATCAGGTGCATCTGACAGGGCATGCAGGGATCGAAGCTCTGAATTGCCCGCACGAGATCAATTCCGTGGAAACTGGCCGGACCGCTCCAGTTGGATTCTATGATCGGTGTATTCAGGACGGCCCGCTCGCACGGGCCCAATTCGCCCCAGGGCCGTCTGGGACCGCCGTTGATGCGCGACGGCACCGAGACCTGATAGTTGCTGATCTCCGCGCCGGTCAGAACCGCCCAATGTGCCAGAAAACCACGGCCTGCTCCGCCGAACCCGACGCCGAAGCGCTTGCCGGTTGCCGGCAGATCGAAGGGAGTCAGCGTCTCGCGCTCACCGCGCAGCAGCAGAGCCCTTGCGCGGCGGTGGTTCTCGAGCGTCACCATCAGGTTGAATGCGACCGCATAGGCGCGGGCACGGTTGCGCTCGAAGGCGTTCCATAGCGGCGGCACCTGCCATTCCAGGCGCTCGCTGGGCAACTCGCCCGCGGGAACGTCCAGCACCACGCTGCGGCCGGTCGACGCCGCAAATTCGTTGGCCGGCATCTTCCGGGCCAGCGCACTGATATAGAGCCGGGCATAGGCACCGACCTCGAAGGTGTTGCGATCCCATACGATAGCCGTGGCCCAGCTATACGGCGGCGCATTGGAATTCTTCGCAGGGTTGCGGTTGATCGCCTTGTTCCACGGGTGATGTTGGCTCACCGGGTTGCCGGCGGGATCCTGTCGGTGCGGGTAACCCTCCCAGGCATCATAGAAGGAGCGGTCGACGAACTCCTCGATGCCGCTGTTGAGCCGCCTCAGATCGGTCGTGACAAGCTTGCCGTCGATCACCGCTCCCGGTGTCGACCATCGCTTCTCGCCCCACCGGTCGCAATTGGCGTAGGTCCCGTCGTAGTAGTCCTCGTGATCCCACTGACCGAAGTCGATCATGCTGGCCGGCCCGCGCCCCAGCTCCCGAAAGGCCGGGTTGCACGAATAGAGGAAGTCGAATACGTCGTCCCAGATCCGCGCACAGCGCTTGGCGTAATCGACAAACGGCTCGAGCTTCTGAACGAACGCATCGAGCTGGTCGGTGCCGAGCGTGAGCGAGACACCGCCCGGACAAATCGACTCGGAATGCGGATATCTTCCGCCGAGCAGGACGTAGGCGGCGCGCGCCGTCCGCATCATATCGAGCGCTTCGACGAAAAGCTTGCCGCAACCGCGGTTCAAGTCCGTCATGATCGCGCCGATGGTCTGGTAGCCGTGAACTGCCGCATGAGCGGTAGACGTGCGTTGCGCTACGGCCCAGATCTCGGGATTCGCAGACTTCACGACATCCTCGGAATAGTCGGGTCCGCACAACACGAAGAGATGCATCGGATTGTCGTTCAGGTACTGGCAACTCAGGAGGAGGTTGCGCGCGATGATGGCGAGCGGCGGCGGCCTGATCCCGAGCGCCATCTCCAGGCACTGCGCGGACGTCGCGGCATGAACGCCACCACAAATCCCCGACGCCGTCGACCCGATCAGGCCGGCATCCTGCAGGCCACGGTTGCGCAGCAGGGATTCGTAGCCGCGATACGCCGTGGCGACCGAGGCGACATCCGATACCTTCCGCTCCGCGAGATCGATGCTGCAATGGAGAACTAGCCCGCCGCCGATCCGCCGGTACGGATCCGAGTTGTCGGACTCCAGCGTCGCGTTCGTCTGCGCGATCTTGGCCATCAACGCCTTGCCCGGCCCGACGCGGCCGGCCAGACAAGCGATCGCTTCCGGACCAACCGGCGATGCGCGCTCCGCAAGGATGTCGTCGGTCTCGCAGGGTATCGGGAGCGTCAGGCTCGTCATTCTCGGCGTCCCCCTTGAAATCGCTGCGTGAATGAGAATCGCCAAGTGAATGCTTGCGAGTGAATGCTTGCGTTCGAAACTTTCGCAGGAGAACGCAGACCAGGCCGACGAAGCTGGATCGCGAACGAGCGCGCCCAACATTTACAACTCTAACGGTAATAATCCTAACATTGCACTGGAACAAACACAACAACCTATGGTATAAACTATGAAGGATCCCGAAGCGACTGTTTCAGGTCGCTAGGTTTGTTGATGCCGGCGTCAGACTCTGCCCGGTGTTCAAACAAGGGGAATTGGGGCTATGGACGCAAGCGCGGCCGGCACTGAAGCATTGAGGCCGCGGCACGGCGTCGAGACGGTTGAGATTCGGGTCCGCGGCACCGTTCAGGGCGTCGGCTTCAGACCCACTGTCTGGCGCCTCGCGAGAGACAATGAACTTGTCGGGCACGTTCTGAACGACAGCTGCGGCGTACTGATCAGGGCGACCGGCGAACAGGCGCGCATTGCCCGCTTCCTAAGTTGCCTGGAAGCGAATCCCCCGCCCCTGTCGCGCATCGAAAGTCTCGATATCCATCGTCTCGATGAGATCCTGACATTCGAAGACTTCTGCATTGCGCGCAGCATCGGCGGCGACACACGGACCAACGTCACTGCCGACGCCGCGACCTGTCCTGCCTGCTGGGCCGAGCTGCTCGACCCTCGCGAGCGACGTCACGGCTACGCGTTCACCAATTGCACCCATTGCGGACCGCGCATGTCGATCGTGACCGCGGTGCCCTATGATCGGGCGCACACGACGATGGCCGCGTTTGAGATGTGCCGGGCGTGCGCGGCGGAGTATCGCGACCCATCGGACCGGCGTTTCCATGCCGAACCGATCGCCTGTCCGGAATGTGGGCCGAAGCTGTGGTTCGAGCCGCTCGGCGGAAACATGCCGGACGACGAGTCGCCTGTCCCAGCGCTCGACGCGGCCGTGCGTTGGATCAGAGACGGCAAGATCCTCGCCATCCGCGGTCTCGGCGGATTTCATCTGGCGTGTGATGCGACCAATGCGGGCGCCGTGGACCGGCTGCGCGCACGCAAGCGGCGGTTCGGCAAGCCGTTTGCCCTGATGGCGCGGGACACCGCCGTCATCCGGCGCTTCGCAGCAATTTCGTCGCGGGAGCTGGAGCTCTTGCAGAGTCCGGGCGCGCCAATCGTTCTGCTGCGCGCCGATGGACCTCGACATCTGCCCGAGAACGTGGCGCCAGGGCTTGCTACGCTGGGCTTCATGCTGGCCTACACGCCACTGCACAAGCTGATCCTGGAAAACTTCGATGGTCCACTGGTCATGACCAGCGGCAATATCTCTGATGAACCCCAGGTCACCGACAATCGAGATGCCCGCGCCAAGCTTGCCGGGATTGCCGATGGCGCCCTGCTCCATGACCGCGACATCGCCAATCGGATCGACGATTCAGTCGTTCGCGTCATGAGCGGACGGGCGAGACTTCTTCGACGCGCCCGCGGCTTCGCGCCGACTCCGATCGCACTCCCGCAAAGCCTTGCGGACGCGCCGGACATCCTGGCCTTCGGCGGCGAGCTGAAGTCCACCTTCTGCTTGATCGGCAACGGCGTGGCCATTCCGTCCCAGCATCAGGGGGATCTGGAGGACGTCGCGACGTTCGACGACTACAACAAGAACCTCGCGCTTTACGGCGAACTCTACAGCCATCGGGCGCGTGTCCTGGCGGTCGACATGCATCCCGAGTATCTGTCGAGCAAGCTGGCCAGGAAGCGCGCGTCGGGTGACGACGCGACCGTGCTGCACGAGATCCAGCATCATCATGCCCATATCGCGAGCGCCCTGGCCGAGAACGGCCGAGAGCTTGCAGCCGCGCCGGTGCTCGGCGTGGTGCTTGATGGCTCGGGGTTCGGCGTCGATGGCACGCTCTGGGGCGGAGAGTTTCTTCGCGCCGATTATTGCGGTTACCAGCGCCTGGCGGCGTTCAAGCCGGTCGCGATGATCGGCGGTGCGCAGGCCATTCGCGAACCCTGGCGCAACACCTACGCGCATCTGGTGGCGGCATTCGGTTGGGAGCAATTCCAGCGCGATTTCGGCGACCTGAACCTCGCGCGCTATCTCGCCGGCAAGCCACGCGCGATCATCGATCGGATGCTGGCCAGTGCCATCAACGTGCCGTTGGCCAGCTCATGCGGCCGGCTGTTCGACGCCGCGGCGGCGGCAGCAGGACTTTGTCCGGAGGTGGCGCTGTTCGAAGGCCAGGCTGCGATGATGTTCGAGGACCTGATTGACGATCGGGCGCGCGCCGCCGCTGAGTCGCTCGGCTTTTATGCGTTCGGTTGCGAGACGCCGCCGGAGACCGGCCACGAAATCCTCGAACCCCGTCCCATGTGGCGCGCCTTGCTCGAAGACCTGCGGTCGGAGACGCCGACACCGGTCATTTCCGCGCGGTTTCATCTCGGCCTGGCGATATCGGTCGCTGACATGGCGGTGCGCCTCGCACGACAATCACGCGCAGAGCCGATCGATACCATCGTGCTCACGGGCGGCTGCTTCCAGAACAAGACACTGTTCGAGGCCTGCGTGGGCCGGATCGAGAGCCAAGGGCTGACGTGTCTCACTCAGTCGCAAGTCCCGATGAATGACGGCGGGCTGGCGCTGGGACAGGCGGCCATCGCGGCAGCCCGCGAGATCACCATGCGAGCCGCCGCCTGAACCTTCGGGAAATGGGAACAACACCATGTGTCTTGGAATTCCGGGCCGGATCATCCGAATTACGGACGCAGCGCGCAAACTCGCAATGGTCGATGTGAGCGGCGTGCAGCGCGAGGTGAATGTCGCCTGCGTCGTCGAGGATGCACGGCCAGTTGAGGACTGCGTCGGTCATTGGGTTCTGGTCCATGTCGGTTTCGCAATGAGCCGGATCGATGAAGACGAGGCCGCCGCGACACTCCGCGTGCTCAACGAACTCGGCGAGGTCCAACAG
Protein-coding sequences here:
- the hypF gene encoding carbamoyltransferase HypF; the protein is MDASAAGTEALRPRHGVETVEIRVRGTVQGVGFRPTVWRLARDNELVGHVLNDSCGVLIRATGEQARIARFLSCLEANPPPLSRIESLDIHRLDEILTFEDFCIARSIGGDTRTNVTADAATCPACWAELLDPRERRHGYAFTNCTHCGPRMSIVTAVPYDRAHTTMAAFEMCRACAAEYRDPSDRRFHAEPIACPECGPKLWFEPLGGNMPDDESPVPALDAAVRWIRDGKILAIRGLGGFHLACDATNAGAVDRLRARKRRFGKPFALMARDTAVIRRFAAISSRELELLQSPGAPIVLLRADGPRHLPENVAPGLATLGFMLAYTPLHKLILENFDGPLVMTSGNISDEPQVTDNRDARAKLAGIADGALLHDRDIANRIDDSVVRVMSGRARLLRRARGFAPTPIALPQSLADAPDILAFGGELKSTFCLIGNGVAIPSQHQGDLEDVATFDDYNKNLALYGELYSHRARVLAVDMHPEYLSSKLARKRASGDDATVLHEIQHHHAHIASALAENGRELAAAPVLGVVLDGSGFGVDGTLWGGEFLRADYCGYQRLAAFKPVAMIGGAQAIREPWRNTYAHLVAAFGWEQFQRDFGDLNLARYLAGKPRAIIDRMLASAINVPLASSCGRLFDAAAAAAGLCPEVALFEGQAAMMFEDLIDDRARAAAESLGFYAFGCETPPETGHEILEPRPMWRALLEDLRSETPTPVISARFHLGLAISVADMAVRLARQSRAEPIDTIVLTGGCFQNKTLFEACVGRIESQGLTCLTQSQVPMNDGGLALGQAAIAAAREITMRAAA
- a CDS encoding HypC/HybG/HupF family hydrogenase formation chaperone, translating into MCLGIPGRIIRITDAARKLAMVDVSGVQREVNVACVVEDARPVEDCVGHWVLVHVGFAMSRIDEDEAAATLRVLNELGEVQQELAAMAGTA